The DNA window CGAAATAAGGAACGGGAATAAAGGAAAAGCAGGCCTGCGGGAGGCACCGTGCCTCCAATGTTAATGGAGTTTGGTAGTTTTCCTACAGGTGAACTGGAGGTTAGCTTTCTATGGAAAGACAAAAGGGCCACAATTTGTCCGACTCACTTTAAGAGATTATGTACAAAATCAGCGGATTAAGTCAGGATGCTgtaaaaggtcagaaaaaactattttaatctattttaaatCATCCTGACTAATTaaaggattttcttttcataacTTCTTACACATATTGGGTGGAAACTGACTAATTGTGAGCTTTTTGCTTTTCCATATCTTTGTAACTGCTGCTCATGTTATGGTCTAAAATTGAGTCTCTGAAGCAGGAACAGGTGAGCAAACAGTCATTGATGCTGGCCTCAGTTAGCCTGCTGACGACCCAGCCTGAGGTCGTAGGACACTAGGTGGAAGTTGTCCCAGGCAAACAGCTTCCTTTGGGCCAAGCTGTAGTCAATCATGCTGTTGTAGCCGTACTTGTTCTTGAAGGGAATGGACACGGCCTTCAGCTGGCTGGTTGCTGTGTCGTACACATGGTTGATGGTGGTGTCACGGGCTGCGTAGCTGGCCACGGTGTAAAGCTTCCCGCAGATCATGAAGGAGTTGGCCACGGACGCCTTCCTGATGCTCGTCTCCCAGCTCCTCTTCACCTCCAGACTGTGTGGGTCCAGCTTCGAGATCACAATGGCTCCTTGGGCCTTGCTGGTGGAGTATACGGCCCACAGCCCCTTCTCGTCCACAGACAGGTCGATGTCCGTGTACCCGCCCCAGGAGTAGGGGAACTGGCCATGGAAGCCAGCGTGGGGGAGTTCATGACGGGCCGCCACATTCTCAGAGGCCAGGTCATAGCGGATCAGGGTGCGACTCAGCCGTCTCTGGTAGTACAGGGACCCTCGGTATATCGTGGCCCCGGTGCTTTCCAATGGGTCTGGCAGCAGCAGGACCTGTCACAGCAAAACATGAGGGAATAACTAGGACTGATCTGAGACTTTGAGGCGCTGTACAGGCACCTCAAGGGATTTGAGGCACCTTGATTTTCACAAATTAGgacataattatgaagtggaagggaAAAGACCCATGGTTTTCAAGACGTTTTGCAGAAGAAAGCCATAAGAGtcaagaatatatttttatacacgTCATGTTAAGGGGTTGTCGTCCTGTTGGGAGGTGAGCCTCTGCCCCAGCTGGAAATACATTGCAACCTTTAGCGGCCTTCATTTTCCACAACAACTCTAACCAGTTTTCCTGTTTTGGTAGAAAAAGCATCTGCTTaccatgacgctgccaccaACATGTTTCACTGCCGTGGTAGTGTGCTCAGGGCGATGTTCAGATCCGTATGCAGGGTCTGGTCTCTCACCAACTCAAAATTAAGGCTATTCAAGACCTTtctaagaccattatgaatgatGTTTAAGACCTGCATCATgatagaaatgtacaaaagaaaactacatATTTTACATAGTAATACTAAAAAGCTTGGCACTTTAGTAGCGCCAAACTACCAATGCTTGGTGCTACTAAATGCCAAGTATTGTATGCCCATTGGTATACAATACTTGGCATTGTATGCCAAAGTATGAGTTGGCATCAGAAGTGAACCAGCGGCAAAGAcagataaatttgcacttagcCATTATAGAAGGGTATATTAGAAGTTAGCTTAAGACACAGAACATAAAGAAGATATCTAAGTGCGACCCAAAGGTTTGCCTGAATAAAAATTCACgggagaaaaagaaactacATAGAATACACAAGATTAAATAGTTCAGGcacaacaaaatgtaagacttgtgattaatgtatttaaggcaaacttgcatttttaaactgaatttaagacattttaaggccttaatagattaatttaagacctaaaatgttttaagggTGCACAGACACCCTGACAGATAGCATTTTACATGTTGGCTAAAAAGTTACAGAAATGATCCAAAACTGTAAACTGTATGTCTTATGGTTTTTGCTTAACAGAgtctttcttcttgccacttttCCATGAAGACCAGAATTGCAGAGAGCTCAGCTAACAGCTGGGGAAAGCTGTTAACAGCTGTCCTGTTAACAGCTTTCCCCACCTAAgctgtgcagctcctccagagtgacCATGCACACCTTGGCTGCTCCTGATTATATTGGAGCTTTCTGTCAGGTAATCTGGCTGTGCTTTTTCTGTCTTAACCATGCTTCATGAGATGAAAtctaaaaattgttttctaacccaattcttttttaaaacctttccaCAACCTCAGTACTGTCCTGCAGTGCTTTGGTCATCATGATGacaaacctctgagaccttAACAGAACAAATGTGAAGGTCTCAAATACTGACATCAAATAACTCACCAGTCATTTAAAGACTACCATTGATCATTAATTTGGCGTCTTCTAAAGGCAAATGGCTAGATTTATGTTGGGTTATCTGTGTTGGAAGCTCAACACAAATGCATGTTAcaactttcagattttaattgtaCGTAGTTCtgaaaaccatgtataattttccttccctTTCATAAGTATGCACTGCTTTAGTAGTGCACTAGTTTGTGGTAGgagcatgaatacttttgcaaggccctGCTACACCTACCTTGGAGGGGAAGCCTTTGGAGAGCTGCTCCATGTCATCATACCCATACAGCTGCCTGACCTCGGTGCCAATCGTGTCGATGCGCCAGAGCATGCTGGCTCCATAGGGGGAAACGGCCTCAGGATCCTGCATCCAGACACCGTATTTGCCTGCGATGTTGTCGGCCTTCCTGTGGGTGACCGGCTCGCCCACGGAGATCAGCTGCCCGCATCCTGCAGGGCAAGGAAGACGAGACGCGGGAGACGGGAACGATGAAGAGACTCAACATAGTTGTCACAAATCAACAGAAGCCGCGATGAAAGACAAGTTTTAAATCGTGTCAAAGCTTTGAGATGTTCAGTCTGCAAGACTTTGAAGGTCATTGGATGACCCGAATCTGGCAGGCCCGCGATATAGAGCTACACTTCTAGAATCAAACCAAACATGGAACCGCAGTGGTTTTTAAACCAATACCCGTGTTTCATCCTCAAACAAACTTGCATCAAGGAGGTAACACAACCGTTTGGTTTTCTCTGAGTCACTACCTTCAGAGGAGAGGCTGCGTGACGCAACTCATCCAGGATCTCAGAGAAAACGATAAGGTTGGCTTTATATTTATCTCTTCCTAAAATACCACCTTCCTCTCGGGTTCCGGATGTAGCCCCAGATTTAAGATTGGATGGCAATGTGTCTTATAAATACGCCCAATTACTATGTTGCCTCAGAGCGCTTTGGTCTCAAGGAAGATGGAAAGATGCGTCGCGTTGACTCTTTGCGTTCCCCTATAGAAAGCTGTGAGACGCAGGGTGTGGGTTTGGGGGGGAGCCCACCCGAGGAAACGTTTAACAGCCACATTAAACGACAGCCTTGTTAAAGGTGCTTTCCCTCTTCATTTATGAGGCAAACATGAAACTCAGAGGGCGCCTCATACCGACGGTTCGGCATGACGTCGGTATTCTCACCCTGAATGCCTCGGTATTAATAGTCGTATTTGCTTTGAGGCTGTCAGCAGGAGGGGTGAGTGTCATGTTTGCCCGGTCACACCAATGGAGGACGACGAAACGGGGCCTGTCTTTAAATTTCAGCttcttttatgtctttttatggACACATTGGCTTCTAATTGTGTGTgatattctctctctctctctctctctctcaaaaaaaaaaaatagaagaagctGGATTTGGGTTAGTGCGCTTGGTGGAGAACATCCCGTATGTTTAGCTAATTTCAGGCTAAAGAATAAACACCTGTGTTGTCGACATTGCCGTCTGGTGCAGGCACCTCGGTCACCTCAGCCTTCAGCTCCTGAAAGCCCTGGGCTCCATGCGGCCAGGTTGAATCTAAACCAACAAGAGAAACTCTGATTTATATGCAAATAATTACAACATTCATTAAAATAAGAATTGTTAGGGattaacatctaaaaaaaattaaaataaaaaaaagactcccacaaaaacacaaaatgttaccaagtattttttttgtctagtttgcaataagacaaaactaacttacaagtacaTTTTTAGCAACATATAGGAGTTTGTGTTATGTAagtaattcctcaatattgatttttaaaaatactattcaactggcagatttgttttcacttatagcaagacattttccccgtgatataagtgaaataatctgccagtggaactggtattttttttaacgaACATTGAGGAATTAGTGattcaaaacaagctcctatttcttgctgaaaagttgcttgtgagTCAGTTTTGTCCTACTTCAGAGGTACTAGGATACTTGCTCTAGGAACTAGGCCAGAAATACTTGGGGACATTTTGCGTTTTTACAGTGCGGCCTCAGGAAGGGAATGTTCTGCAGAAAACCGGCCTCACCTCTCGGGTTGCTGCTGTCGCCCTGCCGGTTGGGCCTCGTCATGAGGTGGGACATCTGACTGGAACCTAAACGCACAGACACACCGCAGCTGACTGATGCGTGTTGCGGGTTTTGAGGTTTGTGCAGAGTGCCTTGGAGTGTGCCTCAAACCACCTGATGAGCTGAACAAGACTGGGTCTGGctctgtactttgactaggtcattctaacACACGGACAAACATGAATCGAAACCATTCAGTAGTAACTGGGACTTGTGTGCTTGTAGTCGTTTTGTGTGGGGGATTTTTTTAGCCTGCAACCAGTTTCCTTAATATTATTTGGCTGCATTCAAATAATATGCAGCCAAAGTGGCTTTCCCCacaacatcatgctgtggggaaagccactcccacagcatgatgttgtcACTGCCGTGTCTCATCGTGAAGATcatgtgttcagggtgatgtgcggTGCTAGTTTTCTGCTACGTAGGCCAAAGAGTTTGATTCTGGTCTCTAACTCTTTTCGCATGTGAGCTGTGATCGTTACTGTTGTGGTTTACAACTGGGATTGAAGTGGAAACATGTATAATCTATTTGAATCAGTCTGTGTGAATGAATCAAtttgattatatttaaaaaaataatataaataaataaattggatcTGCTCGTCTCAAGTTGATGTTTGTTGTAAATTAGGGCTCAACTCTTAGTTGTTTTTGCCTAATTAGGGGAATCTGGAAAGTCACTTAGTCGCACAGTTTTCCATTATTtctttgaaatgaaatataagctatttatcatttttcttcacCGTTTCgaactactttgtgttaatcTGTGATGTGGgatccacaaaaataaaacacagggtGTGGTTGTGGACAAAGCGCGATTATAGTTAAGTGGGTATGATTACCTCTAAAAAAGCTCCGTATGTCTTTCATTTACCACTATgtctttgttatatttttgctcTCCAGATTCCCTCCgaccaatttctttttttttttcttttttttttttagtttgtttacttCCCAAACCCATCACAGCGAAACGTAAACCCTGTCAAACTTGAATCTGACAAACTGTAAACAGCTCCGTACGGAGGCTCCTCACGATCTAAACACTGCCTTGATTACAAAAGAGAAAGTGAGACGCCTGGATGTGTTTTGGTGAAAGCTGTTGGTGCGCGAGTCCACatgggatttttatttatttatttttctccgcAGCTTATCGCACACGCCTGTTGCGCAAAAATGTTCCGCCGTGTCGGGCAGGCAGCGAACCCCAACGACCCGGAGAGCATTAAGAGTCAACATCTGGAAGCTGAcgttgattttttccccccgttAATCAACAGAAGCATCAGGTCCGTAAATGGGCCAGATGATGACCAACAGGTGCTGTCGGAAAAAACAAAACCGGTGCAAAGAGTCTCGGTCGCTCATAGACTTTGACTCGTTTCCTTGTTTTTACCACGGAGCTTCGAGAAGCATTGATGGTTTGgggatttcatgtgacaaaccaaaccaaaataGTCCGTAACTGTGAAGCGGGATTAAGTGTTGTGTTCGTAACTTTTGGAAAAAGTCTGAAAGGTTTAGCATTCATTTGATTATGGGCTCATATCCGGATAGCACTTTTAAAAGTGAGTACAGCTGATTGGCTTCAGAAGTCAGCTGTAGGTCTCTGCACATCTGCAGGCCTAAATCATCCTGTATAGTCTTGCAAAAATAGCTCaatctcagtcagattagaCAGATTAGAGCGAATCTGAGCATCTATTTTCAAGCTTCTCCACAGGTTCTCGGAAAGATttaagtttggactttgactgggacgtTCTTTGACATGAAAATGCTCTGAGCTAAATCATTTGGATAAAGTTCTTGTTGTCGTCCAAGATGTTTGCTTCCAGGAATGTGTTTAACTCCATCCATTGTCCCTTCAGCTCTAAGAATTTTCCGTGGATTGTGGCACATCGATAACTGATTTGGTTTCACAGAATTTCTTTTCGGGGTGTCTGAGTGAAGAGGCTGAGTACAGGTGGATTACgtacttttcagattctttctTTCCTCCAATTCACTATTGTgctttactttgtgttggtctaccgttaaagaaaaatccagaCATTTATGGTTGTgaacatttggaaaatgttcttAGGGTGTTAACAGATTTGAAAGGCACTGACTGTATCGACAAGTTATTTAAATAGTGACTCTATCGCTGAAGTCCAATCTTCATCCCGCACTCCTCcagaaatttgtctttttttctcttcttttcttcatcCCGTGTGCTCTCTTCTATCTTGCCACCTTTTTTTGAGGGGGTTGCAAGTCAAAACTCTGCATTTTTTTGAAAGTCACGTATCGACGCTGTTGCAGCGACATTAATGACCGTTTTACGCCTTGGCAGCACTTTCAGAAATCACCGTGACCCGCTGTAATCTGGAAAGGAATTTGGTGCAAATCACGCCTCACTTTTCGATCTGGATTCAAAGTCGTGAAACACTGAAATATGTCGGACCTCGGTGATCCTCGAACTTGTAAATTCGACTGAGCGCAACCGGCCAGGCCTCATATAAGAAAGATTAATACCGTTTGCAGCGTAGGGTTAGCACGTGCGCTGTCGGCTGTATTTAAAAGCCTATTTTCAATGCAAAACATAACAATCTGAGAACATCAACTCGtatattttaactgtttaaaaaggTCACAGAAATACTGTGGGAGTTGTGAGAGATAAAAATCCTCCTGTCAAGGGTTTCACTCTTCACTACAAGCCAAAATGGCTTGATttatgttctctctctctctctctgtctgctctgctCTGGTCCTGCAACCCTGGCTCTGAGCATGATCTATCCGGCATCTGCCTGTCACCCTTATGGGGCCCTCCCTGTGTATTTCAGTCTGCGGGTGAAAACACGAGGAGCTACACCCACAGCTGAGAGGATGTCGGAGGTATACAAGCATCCGGAAGCAGAAGGGGTAGAGGTGGTTTCGTAGGACgacgggaaaaaaaaagatttatcgGTCCAGGAAATCTCAATGTTAAAACCCAATGATGCATAATTCCAGGTGGGTAAACAGAGAGGCGCTTCGCTGGAAAGTAAAGGAGGAGCGGTGACtaaagagggaggaggaggaggaggaggaggtggaggtggaggtggaggtggaggggcAGGGGAAGAATTTGCACCGGGGCACGTCGTCCTCCTCGTGCTCTCTCCTTTTAGGGCCGCTCGCGCGCATTTCCCGCCATGCTGAGGGGGGAAACACCAGCCATAAAGACAGCAGGGCCTGCCCTTAAATATAAAGCTGATCCTCCATGGCCGCCCTCCAGCGTTTCTAAAAGTAAAGGCAGGAAGACGGGATGGTtgggagtgggggggggggaaacccGAGCCGGGGGTCTCTGCGGTATAAAGGGGAAACCAAAACATTACCATGCAAACGCAAACACACAAAGACGTATGTGGCATGAAAACATGGAGGTCAtccatttttggttttttaaccCTTAAAAGCCTGACGCAACTAGTCAGAAATAACCAACTTTgctgtttaaattattatttagacAAAATAcctgtttaattattaatagtGCTACACCGATTAGCTATAGTGACAATTGCAATAGAAATATATTGAAATCTAGATAAAGTTTTCAgtataaatagaataaatttaACATCCACTAAATAGCACGCTGTACACTGATGAATGAAATTTACAtagataagtaaaaaaaaaacaacaacgcaCATTTTGACCAGTCTTTCTGTAAAGCTGTCAATGATAATTATGTTTGGgttttctggtttgtttttgctgtatgactctaaaaacattttttttttttagttaacatCTTCTCATTCCTTGGAAATAAACTTTGTAATCCATGCAAACTGTTTGTTATTAGCTGCTCACAGCCACTGTGGGTCTTTGAATAAAACTGACACCTGTCCTCTGCAGGACCTGCAGGATGAGACAAGCTTGAGGATTTGAtacagcagatttattttttagaggTTTCAGAAATATCTGTATAAAAAGTGCAACATTTCGCGATGCAGGATTATCAAGCcagatatactgtacatttgtCATTATGAATAAAAGCTATCAGAAATGCATGTatcaaaaacaatacatttggcattataaattttaatattgattaaatgaATGCAGATCACAAATTGTGGAAAACtaagcaatattttttaaattgagaaatGAATTTTATGGTatagttttttaattttcctgaTCAACATTTAAGCAGATGGAGGGGGGGGTTGTGTGTATTGTCTCTTACCAGCAGCCGGTCTGCCTCTGCCCCAGTCTTGCTGGGTGGCGGTGGCAGCTGCCATTGGGCTCTGAGACAGGCAGGGTCTGCTCCTCAGCCTCTCCGTCTCCCGCCTCATCTCCTCCATCCTGAGCTTCAGCGTGTCCAGCTCCCTCTGCAGCCTCTCTTTCTCCCCTTGCAGCAGGTTCCTCTCTGCCACCGCTCGGCTGAGAGCCTCCCGGAGCTCGGGCTGCGGTCTGGCAGCGGCCCCCTGCTGGCCTCCCCGCGGCTGAACGTCCTTCCCGCCGAGCTGGGCCACCAGCGCCTCCAGCACACCGAGCCTGGCCTTCAGGCCGTCCAGCTCTGGACCTCCAGCCTGAGGGCAGGTGGCCTCCGCGGGGCTGGGCACGGTGAAGGTGTACTGGCATCGGCCGCTCCGGTCGTTCCCCCTCCACAGGGAGGCTCGGTCCTGGGCATCACCTCGCAGCAGGAGACCACATACGCACAGCAAGGAGAGGAAGAACATCTTTCAGACACGCCTGAGCAATTTATACTAATATcttaagtctttttttgtttgtttgtttccccaCAATCCAACTTTCTGTTCCTGtgcaaattgattttttttttttttatccaagcCAATTTCCAGATTTAACTCAGAGGTTTTTTCTCTTATCAGGTCGTCTTGCCCTCTCGCCTTGTCTTGTTCTCTCTTCTATGAGCAGCTCTGCAACACTGAGCTCTTCCCATCTGCTCTCAGATATTTATACAGTCTGGAAGGGACACAAGGAGGGAAACTGGAAAacagggaggagaggagaggtgAAAGGAAGAGAGGGGGGGACAGGGGGAAAGGAAAAGGTGTAgggaaaaggacaaaaacacaGGATTTTTTTGAATGATGCTAAATTTGCAAAATGATGTTTTGGGATATTAGGTTGTTAAATCTGACGCTTTGTAATAGTTGGGATTTTGAAGATCTCATCTGGAAAAACTGTCCTTTTTTTACGTGTCatgtgcataaaaaaaagaaagttccTGTTCAAATTCTCaggaatttaaagaaaacttcattttattttgttttgaaagggTTTGTTAAAAGTTTACAAACAGTTGTAGTAAAAAACTCTTTTGGCTTCATTATTTGgtataaaaacagattatttgaTCCCAGAGGCTGTACACCTAGCTCAGGAGTTGGACTGCTCCCAGCGTAAAATGTCTCAGCAGTGCATGCAGACGCTGGTTAAATggttattgacaaaaaaaaaaagctgatgatttttttttaagcgtgAATTTGGAGGTAGTGCGTCATAAATGATGTGTGGTCAAGTTGACTGGCTCCACCTCCAACCTCCACATCCACAGTAAATAGTCATCAGCATCGCCAAGACAGTTATCACACTTAAAACCTTTCAACAGGACCTTCCTTCAGCTACCCCTGCAAGGTTTGGGTCCAACATGGTGGCGAGACATGATCCCTGTTGGACACAGTTTCCTCCTGAGGAGCCGGTGTCTCCTTACATATGGGGGGCATTAGTGATCGGATAGGACGCTGACCCCCCAGCACACAGTGTCCCTCAGAGCTGAGACTCTTAGGTGTGAAGTGTGAGTCCGTGCTTCAGACTCCACACTGTCTCTGCAATGCGTTTATACTCTCTCAcgtttaaaacaactaaaattagcttcttttttttcttcttctttttttttttacgctcGCTTCCTCTCCGGTCACCCAAAATTTAACACGGTATCTCATTGCGTCACCTCTTGCCCTTCACATTTTCACTTCTCCTTCCTTTCATGTGCATAAAtttctcatccatccatctctgcTGACCCGACCGGCCGTGACGTCCAAAGCATCTCTGGGTCGCAAAGGGCCTGAACGCCCGAAACCGGATGAAAACTTTTAGTTTACTAGCTGAGAAAGGCAGCGTCAACAGTAGCAACATGGGAACAAAAGtagctaaagctaaaaaaaaaggggggaaaaaaatgttcttgGGAAAATGATGGGACGGAGAAAGTAGTTTGAAAACATTGCAAAAGACTATGTTATGATACAATAATTAATTAGAGTCATTTAGCCCTATCTCCAAAGAAAAtacaagttaaaacaaaaacaatagaaaggCTGCCACTTTCTCTGGGCCTCAACTCGTTTCAATAAATCATCATGCAGGTGGACCAAATCATTTAATTGCTTTTATAAATCATAGCTGCGGCACTATGCCTTACACGCACACCAAATAATAACAATGTACGTCTAGACAACATGACTTGCCGTGCAGATTGTCTATCTATGGATAAAAACAGCAAGACTCGACATACATAAGCCCACAGAGTTGAACTGTGGATTCATTTGTCTACACTATAACGAATATATATACTTTTAGAATGTcttgtccttttttatttttggctaaTCTCATTTTTGGACGCGTGAAGCCGAGCTGGTGAAGCGCTCCAGAACAGAGTTACCTTTGTCGTACAAAAGCAGGGAGGTATATGAAAAAGAATATGGCAGCAGTTCAACTTTAGATGTACTTTCTTACATGTCTGAGAGGCTCCACAgaaattgttttgaaattttacaGGGAGGTTTGGTAAAACGGTTATAAGCAGTTAATATCTTTCTTCCAGTATATAGCTCTCTTGGTGACCACGATAAGCAGAAATCCATGTTGTTCACGGAGGCGGAAGCTGCCAGCCCAGAGAGGAACCAAAACCAAAGTGGACGTCTGCTGTCTTAAAATACCTCAAGCTGGAAAACATTATTGTGAACCTAACACTGTGAAGCTTTGAACTATTGTGAGATTGGGagtatttaaagaaaagttgatCATTACTTATAAGTTGGAGGCAAAACCAGCAATCTTCCTGCGTAGAacaacttaaaaagaaaacttagaTAGAAGTATGTAAGGCTTTTTAAGTCAGAGTAAACTGTCCAACAATATGtatagcattaaaaaaaaaaagtgaaataatatagCAATTTAATTGAAACttgtgttattt is part of the Xiphophorus hellerii strain 12219 chromosome 9, Xiphophorus_hellerii-4.1, whole genome shotgun sequence genome and encodes:
- the myoc gene encoding myocilin: MFFLSLLCVCGLLLRGDAQDRASLWRGNDRSGRCQYTFTVPSPAEATCPQAGGPELDGLKARLGVLEALVAQLGGKDVQPRGGQQGAAARPQPELREALSRAVAERNLLQGEKERLQRELDTLKLRMEEMRRETERLRSRPCLSQSPMAAATATQQDWGRGRPAAGSSQMSHLMTRPNRQGDSSNPRDSTWPHGAQGFQELKAEVTEVPAPDGNVDNTGCGQLISVGEPVTHRKADNIAGKYGVWMQDPEAVSPYGASMLWRIDTIGTEVRQLYGYDDMEQLSKGFPSKVLLLPDPLESTGATIYRGSLYYQRRLSRTLIRYDLASENVAARHELPHAGFHGQFPYSWGGYTDIDLSVDEKGLWAVYSTSKAQGAIVISKLDPHSLEVKRSWETSIRKASVANSFMICGKLYTVASYAARDTTINHVYDTATSQLKAVSIPFKNKYGYNSMIDYSLAQRKLFAWDNFHLVSYDLRLGRQQAN